Proteins encoded within one genomic window of Pseudomonas cannabina:
- a CDS encoding glycerate kinase, translated as MKIVIAPDSFKDSLSAQAVADAIASGLAEVWPDAELVKCPMADGGEGTIEALLDACHGELMSARVSGPLGAPVDAQWGWLADSKTAIIEMAMASGLQLLTLEQRDACVTSTVGTGQLIRAALDVGAQRVILAIGGSATNDGGSGMLSALGARFIDAQGQPLPPEGLALGLLARIDLSGFDPRLSDVCVEIAADVDNPLCGANGASHVFGPQKGASAAQVLALDAALGHFADHSAQVLGHDLRDSPGSGAAGGMGFAAKAYLKAAFRAGVEVVAELTGLEQALIGADLVITGEGRFDAQTLRGKTPLGVARVAQRQQVPVVVLAGTLDDGYEQLYRHGISAAFALTSGPMSLEQACRDASALLHDRARDVALLWQSAAGH; from the coding sequence ATGAAAATAGTCATCGCCCCTGACTCGTTCAAGGACAGCCTCAGCGCGCAAGCGGTCGCCGACGCCATCGCCAGTGGTCTGGCCGAAGTCTGGCCTGACGCCGAACTGGTCAAATGTCCGATGGCCGATGGGGGTGAAGGCACCATCGAGGCCTTGCTGGATGCCTGCCATGGCGAGCTTATGAGCGCTCGGGTCAGCGGGCCGCTTGGCGCACCGGTCGACGCACAGTGGGGCTGGCTGGCGGACAGCAAGACCGCGATCATCGAAATGGCCATGGCCAGCGGCCTGCAACTGCTGACCCTGGAGCAGCGCGATGCCTGCGTGACCAGCACCGTCGGCACCGGGCAACTGATTCGCGCCGCGCTGGACGTCGGGGCGCAGCGAGTGATCCTGGCGATTGGCGGCAGTGCGACCAATGATGGCGGCAGCGGCATGCTCTCGGCATTGGGCGCACGCTTTATCGACGCACAAGGGCAGCCATTGCCGCCCGAAGGTCTGGCGCTTGGGCTTCTTGCCCGCATCGACCTTAGCGGCTTTGACCCGCGCTTGTCTGACGTGTGTGTGGAAATTGCCGCCGACGTCGATAATCCGCTGTGCGGCGCGAATGGCGCGTCACATGTCTTCGGCCCGCAAAAAGGCGCGTCCGCGGCGCAGGTTCTGGCCCTGGACGCCGCGCTGGGGCACTTTGCCGATCATTCCGCGCAGGTCCTCGGCCATGACCTGCGTGACAGCCCTGGCAGTGGGGCGGCCGGAGGCATGGGCTTTGCCGCCAAGGCGTACCTGAAGGCTGCGTTCCGTGCGGGTGTCGAGGTTGTCGCAGAGCTGACCGGGCTCGAACAGGCGCTGATCGGTGCCGATCTGGTGATTACCGGAGAAGGTCGTTTCGATGCACAGACCCTGCGCGGCAAGACGCCGTTGGGAGTGGCGCGGGTCGCGCAGCGTCAGCAGGTGCCAGTCGTTGTGCTGGCTGGAACCCTCGATGATGGCTATGAGCAGCTTTACCGGCACGGGATCAGCGCGGCCTTCGCGCTGACCAGCGGGCCGATGAGCCTGGAGCAAGCTTGTCGCGACGCCAGTGCTCTGCTGCACGATCGCGCTCGGGATGTGGCGCTGCTCTGGCAATCGGCTGCAGGTCACTGA
- a CDS encoding methyl-accepting chemotaxis protein, with protein MRHIGSSATQLASAATELNSVTEDSYRGLHQQNAEIDQAATAINEMTSAVEEVARNAVSTSDASSQSSTSAQAGQTRVIETVQSIQTLTDNVQSTSALVQNLANQSQDIGKVLDVIRSIAEQTNLLALNAAIEAARAGESGRGFAVVADEVRALAHRTQQSTLEIDSMVSAMRSGSAQALDSMNISRDRADSTLSLAKGAGESLSEITASINQISERNLVIASAAEEQAQVSREVDRNIVNIRDLSMQSTQGANQISASSHELSRLAADLNQVVSRFKV; from the coding sequence ATGCGCCACATCGGCAGCTCCGCCACCCAGTTGGCCTCGGCAGCCACCGAACTCAACTCGGTGACCGAAGACAGCTATCGCGGCCTGCACCAGCAGAACGCCGAAATCGATCAGGCCGCTACCGCCATCAACGAGATGACCTCGGCCGTGGAAGAAGTGGCGCGCAACGCGGTGTCGACCTCGGATGCATCCAGCCAGTCCAGCACCTCGGCGCAAGCGGGGCAGACGCGGGTGATCGAAACCGTGCAGTCGATCCAGACCCTGACCGACAACGTGCAGTCCACCTCGGCGCTGGTGCAGAACCTCGCCAACCAGTCTCAGGACATCGGCAAGGTGCTGGATGTGATTCGCTCGATTGCCGAGCAAACCAATCTGCTGGCGCTCAACGCTGCTATTGAAGCTGCGCGCGCCGGTGAGTCGGGCCGTGGCTTTGCGGTGGTCGCGGATGAAGTGCGGGCGCTCGCGCACCGTACCCAGCAATCAACGCTGGAAATCGATTCGATGGTCAGCGCCATGCGCAGCGGGTCGGCACAGGCGCTGGATTCCATGAACATCAGCCGGGACCGCGCGGACTCGACACTGTCGCTGGCCAAGGGCGCAGGCGAATCGCTGAGCGAAATCACCGCGTCGATCAACCAGATTTCCGAGCGTAACCTGGTCATCGCCAGCGCGGCAGAAGAGCAGGCGCAAGTATCGCGTGAAGTCGATCGCAACATCGTTAACATTCGTGATCTGTCCATGCAGTCAACCCAGGGCGCCAACCAGATCAGTGCATCGAGCCACGAGCTGTCGCGCCTGGCAGCGGACCTGAACCAGGTCGTCTCACGCTTCAAGGTGTAA
- a CDS encoding AGE family epimerase/isomerase, whose amino-acid sequence MDNNNHTFSSWLRSPAHHQWLALEGKRLLGFAKAAKLENGFGGLDDYGRLMVGATAGTMNTARMTHCFAMAHIQGIPGCAALIDHGIAALSGPLHDAEHGGWFSAALEDHGKTDKQAYLHAFVALAASSAVVAGRPAAHALLSDVIQVIQSRFWSDEEGAMRESFSQDWSDEEPYRGANSNMHSTEAFLALADVTGDAQWLDRALSIVERVIHQHAGANNFQVIEHFSSGWQPLPDYNRENPADGFRPFGTTPGHAFEWARLVLHLEAARRRAGRSNPDWLLDDARQLFANACRYGWDVDGGPGIVYTLDWQNKPVVRHRLHWTHCEAAAAAAALLQRTGEQQYEDWYRCFWEFNETLFIDIEHGSWRHELNERNEPSEDIWPGKPDLYHAYQATLLPVLPLAPSLASALAGLD is encoded by the coding sequence ATGGATAATAACAATCACACCTTCAGCAGTTGGTTACGCTCACCGGCCCATCATCAGTGGCTGGCACTGGAAGGCAAACGCCTGCTGGGTTTCGCCAAGGCGGCGAAACTGGAAAACGGTTTTGGCGGCCTCGATGACTACGGACGCCTGATGGTCGGCGCCACCGCCGGCACGATGAACACCGCGCGCATGACTCACTGCTTCGCCATGGCTCACATACAAGGCATCCCCGGTTGCGCGGCGCTGATCGATCATGGCATCGCCGCCCTGAGCGGTCCGCTGCATGATGCCGAGCATGGCGGTTGGTTCAGCGCGGCGCTTGAAGACCACGGCAAGACCGACAAGCAGGCTTACCTGCACGCGTTCGTCGCGCTGGCAGCCAGCTCTGCAGTAGTGGCCGGTCGGCCCGCCGCGCACGCGTTGCTGTCCGATGTGATACAGGTGATTCAGAGCCGTTTCTGGAGCGACGAAGAGGGGGCCATGCGCGAATCCTTTTCTCAGGACTGGAGCGACGAAGAACCCTATCGCGGCGCCAACAGCAACATGCACAGCACCGAGGCTTTTCTGGCCCTTGCCGATGTCACCGGTGACGCGCAGTGGCTCGACCGGGCGCTGAGCATCGTTGAGCGGGTGATTCACCAGCATGCGGGTGCCAACAACTTTCAGGTCATCGAACACTTCTCGTCGGGCTGGCAGCCGTTGCCGGATTACAACCGTGAAAACCCGGCAGATGGCTTTCGGCCATTCGGCACCACACCCGGCCATGCGTTCGAGTGGGCGCGGCTGGTGCTGCACCTGGAAGCCGCGCGGCGTCGCGCCGGGCGCAGCAATCCTGACTGGCTGCTCGACGATGCCCGGCAGTTGTTCGCCAACGCCTGTCGCTACGGCTGGGACGTCGACGGTGGCCCCGGCATTGTTTACACCCTCGACTGGCAGAACAAGCCGGTGGTTCGCCATCGTCTGCACTGGACGCATTGCGAAGCTGCGGCTGCAGCGGCGGCTTTGTTGCAGCGTACCGGCGAGCAGCAGTATGAAGACTGGTATCGCTGTTTCTGGGAGTTCAACGAAACGCTGTTCATCGACATTGAGCATGGCAGCTGGCGTCACGAACTGAATGAGCGAAACGAGCCGAGCGAAGATATATGGCCAGGCAAACCTGACCTTTATCACGCCTATCAGGCCACGCTGTTGCCGGTGCTGCCGTTGGCACCCAGTCTGGCCAGCGCTCTGGCGGGGCTGGACTGA
- a CDS encoding AbrB family transcriptional regulator: MSQAARVSISTLPPLAQWAGLILLAGAAGQLLKLFDMPAAMFLGPMLVAIGFGVSGATIRMPKRLFQLGQGTVGVLIAHAMSVSVLMTALQSWPVMLLATVLTVVLSAAVGLVLVRFAGIPSNTAAWGTSPGAASAMVAMSEDYGADSRIVATMQYVRVVCVVTIGALVSHAIGATVTDSPASVAVVNSMSLPDLALSLTVIVVGVLLGSRLPAGALLVPLLLGGALQLSGVLQITIPDWLLPIGYGAIGCYVGLRFDQPTVQYVWRRLPMMILASLLLIVLCALSAWLIAEMMGKDYLSVYLATSPGGLDTMAIIAIDTHADVGFVLAMQTLRLFGVILTGSFLARQIIRLTDKRIPAL, translated from the coding sequence TTGTCACAGGCTGCACGTGTTTCGATATCCACCCTTCCCCCGTTGGCCCAATGGGCGGGCCTGATCCTGCTGGCAGGTGCTGCTGGTCAGTTGCTCAAACTGTTCGACATGCCTGCCGCGATGTTCCTCGGCCCCATGCTGGTCGCCATCGGCTTTGGCGTATCAGGCGCGACCATCCGCATGCCTAAACGCCTGTTCCAGCTGGGCCAGGGCACCGTGGGTGTGCTGATTGCCCATGCAATGTCGGTCAGCGTATTGATGACCGCCCTGCAATCCTGGCCAGTCATGCTGCTGGCAACGGTGCTGACCGTCGTACTCAGCGCGGCGGTCGGTCTGGTTCTGGTGCGTTTTGCCGGCATCCCGAGCAACACGGCCGCCTGGGGCACTTCGCCCGGCGCAGCATCGGCAATGGTCGCGATGTCCGAAGATTACGGTGCCGATTCGCGAATCGTCGCCACCATGCAATACGTGCGGGTCGTCTGCGTAGTGACCATCGGCGCACTGGTCAGCCATGCGATCGGAGCCACGGTTACCGATTCACCCGCCAGCGTGGCCGTGGTCAACAGCATGAGCCTGCCTGACCTGGCGCTGAGCCTGACCGTGATTGTCGTCGGTGTGCTGCTGGGCTCGCGGTTACCGGCGGGAGCGTTGCTGGTGCCTTTACTGCTGGGAGGTGCGCTGCAATTGAGCGGCGTGCTGCAGATCACCATCCCGGACTGGCTGCTGCCGATCGGTTACGGCGCCATCGGTTGCTACGTCGGGCTGCGTTTCGATCAACCGACCGTGCAGTATGTCTGGAGACGACTGCCGATGATGATCTTGGCCTCGCTGTTGTTGATCGTGCTTTGCGCGCTGTCGGCGTGGTTGATCGCCGAGATGATGGGCAAAGATTACCTCTCGGTCTACCTGGCCACCAGCCCCGGCGGCCTGGATACCATGGCGATCATTGCCATCGATACGCACGCCGACGTCGGCTTTGTCCTCGCTATGCAGACCTTGCGTCTGTTTGGCGTGATTCTGACCGGCAGTTTTCTCGCCCGGCAGATCATTCGGCTGACCGACAAGCGCATCCCTGCGCTTTGA
- a CDS encoding LysR family transcriptional regulator — protein sequence MDLRDLTYFETIAELGHLGRAAEKLNRSQPALTKSIQRLEESFGTRLFQRDGRRIKLTPVGELLQARGKELQQSIAQTQREVRDFASGMVGNIRVGCAATMAEYLMPKLTSALLQRTPDVTFKLVIGQDDLLRESLRSGQLDMIICGLVPDSDDVTSFAVLKDEAVVIASKKHPIFKTSAQMSDLCAYRWVLPPASVSSRKWLDATFAAHGLPLPTVQIEANSISLLPGLIAQSNLLSFIARESLEFGKNMQHLREVPLEQTTMKRSVGVTLRKGGYLSPAAEGMLQMLRDNGGDFLGWG from the coding sequence ATGGACCTGCGCGATCTCACCTATTTCGAAACCATCGCCGAGCTGGGCCATCTTGGTCGGGCGGCAGAAAAGCTCAATCGCAGCCAGCCTGCGCTGACCAAAAGCATCCAGCGTCTGGAAGAATCGTTCGGCACACGGCTGTTTCAGCGGGACGGTCGGCGTATCAAGCTGACGCCGGTCGGCGAGCTGCTGCAGGCGCGGGGCAAAGAGCTGCAACAGAGCATCGCGCAGACCCAACGCGAGGTGAGGGATTTTGCCAGCGGTATGGTGGGCAACATCCGCGTTGGCTGTGCGGCCACCATGGCGGAGTATCTGATGCCGAAACTGACCTCGGCCTTGTTGCAGCGCACGCCTGACGTCACGTTCAAGCTGGTGATCGGACAAGATGACCTGCTGCGCGAGTCCCTGCGCTCCGGGCAACTCGACATGATCATCTGTGGGCTGGTGCCGGACAGCGACGATGTGACCAGTTTTGCGGTGCTCAAGGATGAAGCCGTGGTCATTGCCAGCAAAAAGCATCCGATTTTCAAGACGTCAGCGCAAATGAGCGACCTGTGTGCTTACCGCTGGGTATTGCCGCCAGCCAGCGTGTCGTCACGCAAATGGCTGGATGCAACGTTTGCGGCGCATGGTCTGCCATTGCCGACCGTGCAGATCGAAGCCAACTCGATCTCCCTGCTGCCGGGGCTGATCGCGCAAAGCAACCTGCTGAGTTTCATCGCCCGCGAGTCGCTGGAATTCGGCAAGAATATGCAGCATTTGCGCGAAGTGCCGCTGGAACAGACCACCATGAAACGCTCCGTTGGCGTGACCCTGCGCAAGGGCGGCTACCTGTCGCCGGCGGCAGAGGGAATGCTGCAGATGCTGCGCGACAACGGCGGGGATTTTCTGGGTTGGGGTTGA
- a CDS encoding nucleoside 2-deoxyribosyltransferase: MQAPLVYLAGFDVFRADAIEHGRYLKALCTAHGLEGLYPFDNDVTPGQTPQEAAQQIYAMNVAMIHRCSAVLVNLNVFRGLEPDSGTAFEVGMAVALNKPVWAYFEPVASLRELVPHDENGFDQHGFLVEDFGLPRNLMLACSWAGTSSTVELGAEALAKYLIERT, from the coding sequence ATGCAAGCTCCACTGGTTTATCTGGCAGGTTTTGACGTGTTTCGGGCGGACGCCATTGAACACGGTCGGTATCTCAAGGCTCTGTGTACGGCGCACGGGCTTGAAGGTCTGTACCCGTTCGACAACGACGTCACGCCCGGGCAAACGCCGCAGGAAGCTGCGCAGCAGATTTATGCGATGAACGTTGCGATGATCCATCGCTGCTCTGCGGTGCTGGTCAACCTGAACGTGTTTCGCGGCCTGGAGCCCGATTCGGGAACGGCGTTTGAAGTCGGCATGGCGGTGGCGCTGAACAAGCCGGTGTGGGCTTACTTCGAACCGGTGGCGTCGCTGCGCGAACTGGTACCGCATGACGAAAACGGCTTCGATCAGCACGGCTTTCTGGTTGAAGATTTTGGCTTGCCACGCAACCTGATGCTGGCCTGCAGTTGGGCGGGCACCAGTTCAACCGTGGAACTGGGAGCCGAGGCGCTGGCAAAGTATTTGATTGAGCGTACTTGA
- a CDS encoding VRR-NUC domain-containing protein translates to MNTSPLDNPFYYLENFRQVLAWIAQRYDDLLDASERRFIDEFADLPTPAQGLLVRMVMRKGVLFRASKLSYAEIGDPHQAVLPLLQRQWVDARPPLELSELFHLLRKDELSQCFKAHAVKGPERKHEWLERLQPLYATPQPLEHWHPSLSDAVFGLKIMPLCNRLRLLYFGNLYQEWSEFVLADLGIYRYEKVEFSAGSRAINERADIDVCLQLHDCREALETCIELHELAARVIAIQCGNPWLQMRRAKLLFRIGQQAERLKDWPLAMSVYRQSSYYGARSRQIRVLELGAQYAEALRLAEQAQCAPESDAEAQHLSRVMPRLQRKLGLAAERKRTARIVSRFDLQVTPLPGTSVERLIRLHLEEEQGGEVHYVENALINSLFGLLCWRAIFAPLPGAFFHPFHSAPSDLYSPDFYSRRAALFVDCIAQLQSDSYLATIRENFESKFGLQSPFVFWGTLTRQLLEHALHCLPAEHLRHWFRRLLQDIKANRTGMPDLIQFFPEQRRYRMIEVKGPGDRLQDNQLRWLDFCAEHGMPVEVCYVQWATQSAELCSNQGALSSS, encoded by the coding sequence TTGAATACTTCGCCCCTCGACAATCCGTTTTATTACCTGGAGAACTTTCGCCAGGTTCTCGCCTGGATTGCTCAACGCTACGACGACCTGCTCGACGCGTCCGAACGCCGGTTCATTGACGAGTTCGCTGACTTGCCTACGCCTGCCCAAGGGCTGTTGGTGCGCATGGTGATGCGTAAAGGCGTGCTGTTTCGGGCCAGCAAGCTGAGTTACGCCGAGATTGGCGATCCTCATCAGGCTGTGTTGCCGCTGCTGCAACGGCAATGGGTGGACGCTCGTCCGCCGCTTGAGTTGAGCGAACTGTTCCATCTGCTACGCAAGGATGAATTGAGCCAGTGCTTCAAGGCCCATGCTGTCAAGGGGCCGGAACGCAAGCACGAATGGCTCGAACGCTTGCAGCCCCTTTATGCAACGCCACAGCCCCTTGAGCACTGGCATCCATCACTGTCCGACGCGGTATTCGGCCTGAAGATCATGCCGCTGTGCAATCGATTGCGACTGTTGTATTTCGGCAATCTGTATCAGGAGTGGTCTGAGTTCGTGCTGGCCGATCTGGGGATCTATCGCTACGAAAAAGTCGAGTTCTCGGCCGGGTCGCGGGCGATCAACGAGCGCGCCGACATTGACGTATGCCTGCAATTGCACGACTGCCGTGAAGCACTGGAAACCTGCATCGAACTGCATGAGCTTGCCGCCCGCGTCATTGCCATTCAGTGCGGCAATCCCTGGCTGCAAATGCGCCGCGCCAAGTTGCTGTTTCGCATCGGACAACAGGCCGAAAGGTTAAAGGATTGGCCGCTGGCGATGTCGGTGTACCGCCAATCCAGCTATTACGGAGCGCGTTCGCGGCAGATCAGGGTGCTGGAACTCGGTGCGCAATACGCCGAAGCACTGAGGCTCGCGGAGCAAGCGCAATGTGCTCCGGAAAGCGATGCCGAGGCTCAGCATTTATCGCGCGTCATGCCCCGGCTGCAACGCAAGCTTGGGCTGGCTGCCGAGCGCAAACGTACGGCTCGAATCGTTTCGCGTTTTGATCTGCAAGTGACGCCGCTGCCAGGAACAAGTGTCGAGCGCCTGATCAGGCTGCATCTTGAAGAAGAGCAGGGTGGTGAGGTGCATTATGTCGAGAACGCACTGATCAATTCTCTGTTCGGTCTGCTGTGCTGGCGGGCGATTTTTGCACCGCTGCCGGGCGCATTCTTTCACCCCTTTCACAGTGCGCCCAGCGACCTGTACAGCCCTGATTTCTATTCACGCAGGGCTGCGTTGTTCGTTGACTGCATCGCGCAACTGCAGTCAGACTCTTATCTGGCGACCATTCGCGAAAACTTCGAGAGCAAGTTCGGCCTGCAATCACCCTTCGTGTTCTGGGGCACATTGACCAGGCAACTGCTAGAACACGCGCTGCATTGCCTGCCTGCGGAACACTTGCGGCACTGGTTCAGACGCTTGTTACAAGACATCAAAGCCAATCGCACCGGAATGCCGGACCTGATCCAGTTTTTTCCGGAACAGCGTCGCTATCGAATGATCGAGGTCAAGGGGCCGGGGGATCGCCTTCAAGACAACCAACTGCGCTGGCTGGATTTCTGCGCCGAGCATGGCATGCCGGTTGAAGTGTGCTACGTGCAATGGGCCACGCAAAGCGCTGAACTGTGCAGCAATCAAGGCGCCTTGTCGTCGTCCTGA
- the pstS gene encoding phosphate ABC transporter substrate-binding protein PstS has protein sequence MILLTKKRLSLLIASLCLSGVAHATDVTGAGSSFVFPVISAWSQDYSKSNDSKNRINYQSIGSGGGIAQIKAATVDFGASDAPMSAEDLQAGGLGQFPSVIGGIVPIVNVEGVESGELKLDGALLAKIFMGEVKKWNDPAIVALNPGVKLPETAITVVHRSDGSGTTYNFTNYLSKVSPEWNEKLKFGSTVQWPAGVGGKGNEGVSAYVKQIKGSIGYVEYSYAVTNKLSYTQLKNAAGKFIKPDAKAFAAAADSAKWEDAKDFNLIMTNAPGDTAWPITATTWIIMYKKAKNEEKSAAAFDFFKWSLENGQQQAEKLDYVALPKSLVDRVENYWKTEFTK, from the coding sequence GTGATACTGCTGACTAAAAAACGCTTGTCGCTTCTGATCGCTTCGCTGTGCCTCAGCGGTGTAGCCCACGCGACTGATGTAACCGGCGCTGGTTCGAGTTTCGTTTTCCCGGTTATTTCCGCTTGGTCCCAGGACTACAGCAAAAGCAACGACTCCAAAAACCGCATCAACTACCAGTCGATCGGTTCGGGCGGCGGTATCGCTCAGATCAAGGCAGCGACTGTTGATTTCGGCGCATCCGACGCCCCTATGTCCGCTGAAGACCTGCAAGCTGGCGGCCTGGGCCAATTCCCAAGCGTGATCGGCGGTATCGTGCCGATCGTCAACGTCGAAGGCGTTGAAAGCGGTGAATTGAAGCTGGACGGCGCATTGCTCGCCAAGATCTTCATGGGCGAAGTGAAGAAGTGGAATGACCCTGCAATCGTCGCTCTGAACCCAGGCGTGAAACTGCCTGAGACCGCGATCACCGTCGTTCACCGTTCGGACGGCTCGGGCACTACTTACAACTTCACCAACTACCTGAGCAAAGTCAGCCCGGAGTGGAACGAGAAGCTGAAGTTCGGCTCGACCGTGCAATGGCCAGCCGGTGTCGGCGGCAAGGGTAACGAAGGTGTTTCTGCCTACGTGAAGCAGATCAAGGGTTCGATCGGCTACGTCGAGTACTCCTACGCGGTCACCAACAAGCTGTCTTACACCCAGTTGAAGAACGCTGCCGGCAAATTCATCAAGCCAGACGCCAAGGCTTTTGCTGCTGCTGCCGACTCGGCCAAGTGGGAAGATGCCAAGGACTTCAACCTGATCATGACCAACGCTCCGGGTGACACCGCGTGGCCGATCACCGCTACCACCTGGATCATCATGTACAAGAAAGCCAAGAACGAAGAGAAAAGCGCTGCTGCTTTCGACTTCTTCAAATGGTCCCTGGAAAACGGCCAGCAACAGGCCGAGAAACTGGACTATGTCGCTTTGCCGAAATCGCTGGTTGATCGCGTAGAGAACTACTGGAAAACGGAATTCACCAAGTAA
- the pstC gene encoding phosphate ABC transporter permease subunit PstC gives MTENTQYLSANVSAGESEGEKRAKRDHRHDLWFKRSLQAAAMLVLALLGCIALSTLWGGSLAFQTFGFEFLTSTEWDVNAGKFGALVPIYGTLVTSFLALLIAVPVSFGIAIFLTEVAPPWLRMPIASAIELLAGIPSIIYGMWGLFVFGPFMAEHLSPWITENLGALPLIGPMFQGPPLGIGMLTAGIVLAIMITPFITSVMQEVFRTVPVALKESAYALGGTTWEVVWDIVLPYTRSAVVGGIFLGLGRALGETMAVTFVLGNAHQFSASLMMPSSSIASVIANEFNEAYTDLHRSTLIALGFLLFIVTFIVLALARLMLSRLSRKEGL, from the coding sequence ATGACTGAAAACACCCAATACCTGTCCGCGAATGTCTCCGCTGGTGAGTCCGAGGGCGAGAAGCGCGCCAAACGGGATCATCGTCATGACCTGTGGTTCAAGCGTTCATTGCAGGCTGCAGCGATGCTGGTGCTTGCTTTGCTGGGTTGTATCGCCTTGTCGACCCTGTGGGGCGGCAGTCTGGCATTCCAGACGTTCGGTTTCGAGTTTCTGACCAGTACCGAGTGGGACGTGAACGCCGGCAAGTTCGGCGCACTGGTTCCGATCTACGGCACGCTGGTGACTTCTTTTCTGGCGTTGCTGATCGCCGTTCCGGTGAGCTTCGGCATCGCAATCTTTCTGACCGAAGTGGCTCCGCCTTGGCTGCGCATGCCGATTGCCTCGGCAATCGAGTTGCTGGCCGGTATTCCTTCGATCATCTACGGCATGTGGGGGCTGTTTGTATTTGGCCCGTTCATGGCTGAACACCTGTCACCCTGGATCACCGAAAACCTCGGCGCGCTGCCACTGATCGGTCCGATGTTCCAGGGTCCACCGCTGGGCATCGGCATGCTGACGGCCGGTATCGTGCTGGCAATCATGATCACGCCCTTCATTACCTCGGTGATGCAGGAAGTTTTCCGCACCGTCCCTGTGGCGCTGAAGGAATCGGCCTACGCATTGGGCGGCACCACTTGGGAAGTGGTCTGGGACATCGTGCTGCCTTACACCCGTTCGGCAGTGGTCGGTGGCATTTTCCTCGGCCTGGGACGCGCGCTGGGCGAAACCATGGCAGTGACCTTCGTTCTGGGCAACGCTCACCAATTCTCTGCGTCGCTGATGATGCCAAGCAGCTCGATTGCCTCGGTGATCGCCAACGAGTTCAACGAGGCTTACACCGACTTGCACCGTTCGACCTTGATCGCTCTGGGCTTCCTGTTGTTTATCGTCACCTTCATCGTGCTGGCCCTCGCACGTCTGATGCTGTCGCGCCTTTCGCGTAAGGAGGGGTTATGA
- the pstA gene encoding phosphate ABC transporter permease PstA, whose protein sequence is MSKDMAGSERIYRARNFKNKIAMVLSCGATAFGLLWLVWILLTTIIKGIDALILQLFTGMTPPPGTEGGLANAFYGSVLMSGIGLLIGTPIGLMAGIWLAEFARYTKLGNAVRFINDILLSAPSIVLGLFVYTVVVLPLNAVTGHQVGFSALAGALALALLVIPVVVRTTDEMMQLQPSTMREAALALGVPQWKLTLQIVLRAAKAGVVTGVLLALARITGETAPLLFTAFGNQFWSSDLLKPIASVPVVVFQYAMSPFEDWHSLAWAGALVMTLFVLILSLLSRLILLRNRAS, encoded by the coding sequence ATGAGTAAGGACATGGCGGGTAGCGAGCGCATTTATCGGGCTCGCAACTTCAAAAACAAGATCGCGATGGTGCTCAGCTGCGGCGCCACCGCGTTCGGCCTGCTGTGGCTGGTGTGGATTCTGCTGACCACCATCATCAAGGGCATCGACGCGCTCATCCTGCAACTGTTCACCGGCATGACCCCGCCGCCTGGCACCGAGGGTGGTCTGGCCAACGCGTTCTACGGCAGCGTTCTGATGTCCGGCATCGGTCTGCTGATCGGTACGCCGATCGGCCTGATGGCCGGTATCTGGCTGGCCGAGTTTGCCCGCTACACCAAACTGGGTAACGCGGTGCGCTTCATCAACGACATCCTGCTGTCGGCGCCTTCCATCGTGCTCGGTCTGTTCGTCTACACCGTCGTGGTACTGCCGCTCAACGCGGTAACGGGCCATCAGGTCGGCTTTTCCGCACTGGCGGGGGCGTTGGCCCTGGCGCTGCTGGTCATCCCGGTGGTGGTGCGTACTACTGACGAAATGATGCAACTGCAACCCTCGACCATGCGTGAAGCTGCGCTGGCGCTGGGCGTGCCGCAATGGAAGCTGACCCTGCAAATCGTTCTGCGCGCCGCCAAAGCGGGCGTGGTCACCGGCGTATTGCTGGCGCTGGCACGCATCACCGGCGAAACCGCTCCGTTGCTTTTCACCGCTTTCGGCAACCAGTTCTGGAGCAGCGATCTGCTCAAGCCAATCGCCAGTGTTCCGGTGGTGGTTTTCCAGTACGCCATGAGCCCGTTTGAGGACTGGCACTCCCTGGCATGGGCCGGTGCACTGGTCATG